One Solea senegalensis isolate Sse05_10M linkage group LG3, IFAPA_SoseM_1, whole genome shotgun sequence genomic window carries:
- the LOC122766047 gene encoding retinal guanylyl cyclase 2-like isoform X1, which translates to MQVAWWLLWGCLWLLSIMEAQTATFKLALIGPWSCDPVFSRAMPSAAANLALSRLRSDTSLSRGYWYDVKLLSEDCSTSKALTELGEMEGYGHAFIGPFNPSLCHAASLLAQHWEAGLASPGCLDANWPNLPPITPPSRVLFSVLRFFRWAHVGVISAPSNLWQSTGQEVASALRAMGLPVGPAVTMETRSEAGAREALREIREADKVKVVIMCMSSVLIGGEDQRELLLAALDMGMVSDGYVFIPYDALLYAMPYQDTVFPQLSNNTQLRHAYSSVLTVTMASDQNFYEAFRQAQVNREIRSPIAATEVSPFFGTIFNMVYFVAKAVEERRQAGGGHWVVGDQLVQSDGGFEFQGFNQVLYGGKEGRGLQARYVVLGSDGDRLVPTHTLAPTHTDRAVGGLKPLSHSFSFPGGKPPSASFCWFSPEEACSGGVDTVTMFFIFLLFCAGIGAFYYCIRKYKRAAGVTKLVLTLDDVVFIDTQVSRKKLNDESIMRSLLDIKTPLRSAARSYILTTPESSNIAMLEGDWVWMKKIPGGQSMTAINQNTQRLFSQLRDMRQENLNSYLGLFFDSRIFALVVEHCPRGSLADLLADTDIRLDWMFKSSLLMDLIKGMKYLHLRCLSHGRLKSTNCLVDGRFVLKIADYGLPMILHSQSLSLSDDPQELLWTAPELLRNPVRGGSFAGDVFSFSIIVQEVISRTPPYAMMDMPAHEIVERLKQPPPLCRPVVSVDESPTECFTLMNECWNEDPNKRPNFDDIFKQFRGINRGKRANIIDSMLRMLEQYSSNLEDLIRERTDELEVERNKTEKLIGQLLPKSVAQALKKGKPVQPEHYSDATLYFSDIVGFTTISALSEPIEVVDLLNDLYTMFDAIISSHDVYKVETIGDAYMVASGVPNRNGTRHAAEVSNMSLDILHSIGAFKIKHMPEIKVKIRIGLHSGPVVAGVVGLTMPRYCLFGDTVTTASHMEASGLPYRIHISLKTMKVLTGLELGYHFDTRKSKVKDTEDTYWLIGRDGFNKPLPVPPDLTGGATGHGICLDEIPAARRQKFLDRQKLNKK; encoded by the exons ATGCAGGTTGCTTGGTGGTTGTTATGGGGGTGTCTGTGGTTGCTTAGCATAATGGAGGCGCAGACAGCGACCTTCAAACTGGCACTGATTGGTCCGTGGTCATGTGACCCCGTGTTCTCCCGGGCCAtgccatcagcagcagcaaacctGGCATTGTCACGGTTAAGGAGCGACACCAGTCTCAGCAGAGGATACTGGTACGACGTGAAACTGCTCAGCGAAGATTGCTCCACCTCCAAAG cgCTTACAGAACTTGGAGAGATGGAGGGTTATGGCCACGCCTTCATCGGCCCCTTTAACCCCTCCCTCTGTCACGCTGCCTCTTTATTGGCTCAGCACTGGGAGGCGGGACTGGCCTCACCGGGCTGTCTAGATGCTAATTGGCCGAACCTGCCGCCAATAACTCCTCCCAGCAGAGTCCTTTTCTCCGTGCTGCGATTCTTCCGCTGGGCTCACGTGGGCGTCATCTCAG ctcCTTCCAACCTGTGGCAAAGCACCGGACAGGAAGTGGCCTCTGCACTCCGCGCCATGGGTCTGCCGGTTGGCCCTGcggttaccatggaaacaaggAGCGAGGCTGGAGCTCGGGAAGCTCTGAGAGAGATCAGAGAGGCCgacaaggtcaaag tggTGATCATGTGCATGAGCTCTGTTCTGATTGGTGGAGAGGATCAGAGGGAGCTCCTATTGGCTGCCCTGGACATGGGGATGGTTTCTGACGGTTACGTGTTCATACCATATGACGCACTACTGTACGCCATGCCCTACCAG GACACAGTGTTCCCTCAGCTGAGCAACAACACGCAGCTTCGTCACGCCTACAGCTCTGTCCTGACCGTTACCATGGCATCCGACCAGAACTTCTATGAAGCATTTCGTCAGGCTCAAGTCAACCGAGAGATCCGCTCACCGATAGCGGCAACAGAG GTGTCGCCCTTCTTTGGCACCATCTTCAACATGGTGTACTTTGTTGCTAAGGCGGTGGAGGAGCGTCGTCAGGCAGGGGGCGGGCATTGGGTGGTTGGTGACCAGCTCGTCCAATCGGATGGGGGCTTTGAATTTCAGGGCTTCAATCAG gtgtTGTATGGTGGTAAAGAGGGGCGTGGCCTGCAGGCCAGGTACGTGGTGTTGGGCAGCGACGGCGACCGCCTCGTTCCGACGCACACGCTCGCTCCgacgcacacagacagagcgGTCGGTGGTTTGAAACCGCTGAGCCACTCGTTCTCGTTCCCCGGAGGGAAACCCCCCTCGGCCAGCTTCTGTTGGTTCAGTCCGGAGGAGGCGTGCAGCGGCG GTGTCGACACTGTGACCATGTTCTTCATCTTTCTGTTGTTCTGTGCCGGGATTGGTGCATTTTACTACTGTATCAG GAAGTACAAACGAGCTGCAGGCGTCACAAAGTTGGTCCTCACTCTGGACGACGTCGTATTCATCGACACGCAAGTTAGCaggaag AAACTGAACGACGAGTCCATCATGCGCAGTCTCTTGGACATTAAAACCCCGTTGCGCTCGGCCGCACGAAGTTACATCCTGACGACGCCTGAGAGCTCCAACATCGCAATGCTGGAG GGTGACTGGGTTTGGATGAAGAAGATTCCTGGTGGACAATCGATGACCGCCATCAATCAAAACACCCAGAGACTGTTCAGCCAA TTGCGGGATATGCGCCAAGAGAACCTGAACTCGTATCTTGGTCTGTTCTTCGACTCGAGGATCTTTGCTCTCGTGGTCGAACACTGTCCTCGTGGAAGTTTGGCCGACCTGCTCGCCGACACCGACATCAGACTGGACTGGATGTTCAAGTCGTCACTGCTCATGGACCTGATCAAG GGAATGAAGTACCTTCACCTCCGATGTTTGAGTCACGGTCGACTCAAATCAACAAACTGTTTAGTTGATGGACGTTTTGTTCTCAAAATCGCCGACTACGGTCTTCCCATGATCCTTCACTCTCAGAGCCTCAGCCTGTCTGACGACCCGCAGG aGCTGCTGTGGACGGCTCCAGAACTTCTGAGGAATCCAGTCAGAGGGGGTTCGTTCGCTGGGGACGTTTTCAGCTTCTCCATCATCGTACAGGAAGTGATCTCGCGAACGCCGCCATACGCCATGATGGACATGCCCGCCCATG agatCGTGGAGCGTCTGAagcagcctcctcctctctgcagacCGGTGGTTTCAGTCGATGAATCTCCGACCGAGTGTTTCACtctgatgaatgaatgttggAACGAAGACCCCAATAAGAGACCGAACTTTGACGACATCTTTAAACAG tttcgGGGCATTAACAGAGGGAAGAGGGCGAACATCATCGACTCCATGCTGCGCATGTTGGAGCAGTACAGTTCAAACTTGGAGGATCTGATCCGAGAACGAACGGACGAACTGGAAGTCGAGAGAAACAAGACGGAGAAGCTGATCGGACAGCTACTACCCAA GTCTGTGGCTCAGGCTCTGAAGAAAGGGAAGCCGGTCCAACCGGAACACTATTCCGATGCCACCCTTTACTTCAGTGACATCGTTGGATTTACGACCATCTCCGCTCTGAGTGAACCCATTGAG gtggTTGACCTGCTGAACGACCTTTACACCATGTTTGACGCCATCATTTCTTCTCATGACGTCTACAAG GTGGAAACAATTGGCGACGCCTACATGGTGGCGTCAGGCGTCCCCAACCGGAACGGAACCAGACACGCAGCTGAAGTGTCTAACATGTCTCTGGACATCCTGCACTCGATCGGCGCTTTTAAGATCAAACACATGCCTGAGATCAAAGTGAAGATACGCATCGGTCTGCACTCAG GTCCAGTGGTCGCCGGTGTGGTCGGTCTGACGATGCCCAGGTACTGTCTGTTTGGAGACACGGTCACCACGGCGTCACACATGGAAGCAAGTGGACTGC CGTACAGGATCCACATCAGTCTGAAAACAATGAAGGTCCTGACCGGTCTTGAACTTGGATACCACTTCGACACGAGGAAGTCAAAG gtgAAGGACACTGAGGACACCTACTGGCTCATTGGTCGAGATGGTTTCAACAAACCTCTTCCTGTTCCTCCGGATCTCACCGGGGg ggcCACCGGCCATGGCATCTGTCTCGACGAGATTCCAGCTGCGAGGCGACAGAAGTTTCTGGATCGACAGAAGTTGAATAAGAAATGA
- the atp1b2a gene encoding sodium/potassium-transporting ATPase subunit beta-2a — protein MSGTKEEDRKGSSEWRDSFWNPRTHELLGRTAKSWGLILLFYLIFYLFLAGMFTLTMYMLLLTLDDYKPTWQDRLTTPGMMIRPKGDQLEIVYSISDKESWDSFVQNLNTFLSPYNDTYQVQTNDNCPPDQYFIQEDSEEVRNNPKRSCQFNRTILEDCSGMSDSSYGFNSGQPCILIKLNRVINMLPGKDGQSPYVTCGAKREDSDKIGPLAYFPPNGTFNLMYYPYYGKKSQVNYTQPLVAVKFLNASLNTDINVECKINSNTLAVGSERDKFAGRVSFKLRINDK, from the exons ATGTCCGGCACCAAGGAGGAGGACCGCAAAGGCTCGAGCGAGTGGCGGGATAGCTTCTGGAACCCGCGAACCCACGAGCTGCTGGGCCGAACCGCCAAGAGCtggg GCCTGATCCTGCTCTTCTACCTGATCTTCTACCTGTTTCTGGCGGGAATGTTCACACTCACCATgtacatgctgctgctgacgctgGACGACTACAAGCCCACCTGGCAGGACCGCCTGACCACTCCAG GCATGATGATTCGTCCAAAGGGCGATCAGCTGGAGATTGTTTACTCCATTTCGGACAAGGAGAGCTGGGACAGCTTTGTCCAAAACCTCAACACCTTCCTGTCCC CATACAATGACACCTACCAGGTTCAGACCAACGACAACTGTCCTCCAGATCAATACTTCATTCAGGAGGATAGTGAAGAG GTCAGGAACAATCCAAAACGATCCTGTCAGTTTAATCGGACCATTCTGGAGGACTGTTCTGGGATGTCCGATAGCTCCTATGGTTTCAACAGTGGTCAGCCCTGCATCCTCATCAAATTGAACCGA gtgaTCAATATGTTACCAGGGAAGGACGGTCAATCTCCTTATGTCACCTGTGGAGCCAAG agggagGACAGCGATAAAATCGGACCTCTTGCTTATTTTCCTCCTAATGGGACCTTTAACCTCATGTACTACCCGTACTACGGCAAGAAATCTCAG GTGAACTACACTCAGCCGCTGGTGGCGGTGAAGTTCCTGAACGCCTCTCTGAATACGGACATCAACGTCGAGTGTAAAATTAACTCCAACACGCTCGCCGTCGGCAGCGAGAGGGACAAGTTCGCCGGACGGGTTTCCTTTAAACTACGGATCAACGacaaatag
- the LOC122766047 gene encoding retinal guanylyl cyclase 2-like isoform X2: MQVAWWLLWGCLWLLSIMEAQTATFKLALIGPWSCDPVFSRAMPSAAANLALSRLRSDTSLSRGYWYDVKLLSEDCSTSKALTELGEMEGYGHAFIGPFNPSLCHAASLLAQHWEAGLASPGCLDANWPNLPPITPPSRVLFSVLRFFRWAHVGVISAPSNLWQSTGQEVASALRAMGLPVGPAVTMETRSEAGAREALREIREADKVKVVIMCMSSVLIGGEDQRELLLAALDMGMVSDGYVFIPYDALLYAMPYQDTVFPQLSNNTQLRHAYSSVLTVTMASDQNFYEAFRQAQVNREIRSPIAATEVSPFFGTIFNMVYFVAKAVEERRQAGGGHWVVGDQLVQSDGGFEFQGFNQVLYGGKEGRGLQARYVVLGSDGDRLVPTHTLAPTHTDRAVGGLKPLSHSFSFPGGKPPSASFCWFSPEEACSGGVDTVTMFFIFLLFCAGIGAFYYCIRKYKRAAGVTKLVLTLDDVVFIDTQVSRKKLNDESIMRSLLDIKTPLRSAARSYILTTPESSNIAMLEGDWVWMKKIPGGQSMTAINQNTQRLFSQLRDMRQENLNSYLGLFFDSRIFALVVEHCPRGSLADLLADTDIRLDWMFKSSLLMDLIKGMKYLHLRCLSHGRLKSTNCLVDGRFVLKIADYGLPMILHSQSLSLSDDPQELLWTAPELLRNPVRGGSFAGDVFSFSIIVQEVISRTPPYAMMDMPAHEIVERLKQPPPLCRPVVSVDESPTECFTLMNECWNEDPNKRPNFDDIFKQFRGINRGKRANIIDSMLRMLEQYSSNLEDLIRERTDELEVERNKTEKLIGQLLPKSVAQALKKGKPVQPEHYSDATLYFSDIVGFTTISALSEPIEVVDLLNDLYTMFDAIISSHDVYKVETIGDAYMVASGVPNRNGTRHAAEVSNMSLDILHSIGAFKIKHMPEIKVKIRIGLHSGPVVAGVVGLTMPRYCLFGDTVTTASHMEASGLRSVQDPHQSENNEGPDRS; the protein is encoded by the exons ATGCAGGTTGCTTGGTGGTTGTTATGGGGGTGTCTGTGGTTGCTTAGCATAATGGAGGCGCAGACAGCGACCTTCAAACTGGCACTGATTGGTCCGTGGTCATGTGACCCCGTGTTCTCCCGGGCCAtgccatcagcagcagcaaacctGGCATTGTCACGGTTAAGGAGCGACACCAGTCTCAGCAGAGGATACTGGTACGACGTGAAACTGCTCAGCGAAGATTGCTCCACCTCCAAAG cgCTTACAGAACTTGGAGAGATGGAGGGTTATGGCCACGCCTTCATCGGCCCCTTTAACCCCTCCCTCTGTCACGCTGCCTCTTTATTGGCTCAGCACTGGGAGGCGGGACTGGCCTCACCGGGCTGTCTAGATGCTAATTGGCCGAACCTGCCGCCAATAACTCCTCCCAGCAGAGTCCTTTTCTCCGTGCTGCGATTCTTCCGCTGGGCTCACGTGGGCGTCATCTCAG ctcCTTCCAACCTGTGGCAAAGCACCGGACAGGAAGTGGCCTCTGCACTCCGCGCCATGGGTCTGCCGGTTGGCCCTGcggttaccatggaaacaaggAGCGAGGCTGGAGCTCGGGAAGCTCTGAGAGAGATCAGAGAGGCCgacaaggtcaaag tggTGATCATGTGCATGAGCTCTGTTCTGATTGGTGGAGAGGATCAGAGGGAGCTCCTATTGGCTGCCCTGGACATGGGGATGGTTTCTGACGGTTACGTGTTCATACCATATGACGCACTACTGTACGCCATGCCCTACCAG GACACAGTGTTCCCTCAGCTGAGCAACAACACGCAGCTTCGTCACGCCTACAGCTCTGTCCTGACCGTTACCATGGCATCCGACCAGAACTTCTATGAAGCATTTCGTCAGGCTCAAGTCAACCGAGAGATCCGCTCACCGATAGCGGCAACAGAG GTGTCGCCCTTCTTTGGCACCATCTTCAACATGGTGTACTTTGTTGCTAAGGCGGTGGAGGAGCGTCGTCAGGCAGGGGGCGGGCATTGGGTGGTTGGTGACCAGCTCGTCCAATCGGATGGGGGCTTTGAATTTCAGGGCTTCAATCAG gtgtTGTATGGTGGTAAAGAGGGGCGTGGCCTGCAGGCCAGGTACGTGGTGTTGGGCAGCGACGGCGACCGCCTCGTTCCGACGCACACGCTCGCTCCgacgcacacagacagagcgGTCGGTGGTTTGAAACCGCTGAGCCACTCGTTCTCGTTCCCCGGAGGGAAACCCCCCTCGGCCAGCTTCTGTTGGTTCAGTCCGGAGGAGGCGTGCAGCGGCG GTGTCGACACTGTGACCATGTTCTTCATCTTTCTGTTGTTCTGTGCCGGGATTGGTGCATTTTACTACTGTATCAG GAAGTACAAACGAGCTGCAGGCGTCACAAAGTTGGTCCTCACTCTGGACGACGTCGTATTCATCGACACGCAAGTTAGCaggaag AAACTGAACGACGAGTCCATCATGCGCAGTCTCTTGGACATTAAAACCCCGTTGCGCTCGGCCGCACGAAGTTACATCCTGACGACGCCTGAGAGCTCCAACATCGCAATGCTGGAG GGTGACTGGGTTTGGATGAAGAAGATTCCTGGTGGACAATCGATGACCGCCATCAATCAAAACACCCAGAGACTGTTCAGCCAA TTGCGGGATATGCGCCAAGAGAACCTGAACTCGTATCTTGGTCTGTTCTTCGACTCGAGGATCTTTGCTCTCGTGGTCGAACACTGTCCTCGTGGAAGTTTGGCCGACCTGCTCGCCGACACCGACATCAGACTGGACTGGATGTTCAAGTCGTCACTGCTCATGGACCTGATCAAG GGAATGAAGTACCTTCACCTCCGATGTTTGAGTCACGGTCGACTCAAATCAACAAACTGTTTAGTTGATGGACGTTTTGTTCTCAAAATCGCCGACTACGGTCTTCCCATGATCCTTCACTCTCAGAGCCTCAGCCTGTCTGACGACCCGCAGG aGCTGCTGTGGACGGCTCCAGAACTTCTGAGGAATCCAGTCAGAGGGGGTTCGTTCGCTGGGGACGTTTTCAGCTTCTCCATCATCGTACAGGAAGTGATCTCGCGAACGCCGCCATACGCCATGATGGACATGCCCGCCCATG agatCGTGGAGCGTCTGAagcagcctcctcctctctgcagacCGGTGGTTTCAGTCGATGAATCTCCGACCGAGTGTTTCACtctgatgaatgaatgttggAACGAAGACCCCAATAAGAGACCGAACTTTGACGACATCTTTAAACAG tttcgGGGCATTAACAGAGGGAAGAGGGCGAACATCATCGACTCCATGCTGCGCATGTTGGAGCAGTACAGTTCAAACTTGGAGGATCTGATCCGAGAACGAACGGACGAACTGGAAGTCGAGAGAAACAAGACGGAGAAGCTGATCGGACAGCTACTACCCAA GTCTGTGGCTCAGGCTCTGAAGAAAGGGAAGCCGGTCCAACCGGAACACTATTCCGATGCCACCCTTTACTTCAGTGACATCGTTGGATTTACGACCATCTCCGCTCTGAGTGAACCCATTGAG gtggTTGACCTGCTGAACGACCTTTACACCATGTTTGACGCCATCATTTCTTCTCATGACGTCTACAAG GTGGAAACAATTGGCGACGCCTACATGGTGGCGTCAGGCGTCCCCAACCGGAACGGAACCAGACACGCAGCTGAAGTGTCTAACATGTCTCTGGACATCCTGCACTCGATCGGCGCTTTTAAGATCAAACACATGCCTGAGATCAAAGTGAAGATACGCATCGGTCTGCACTCAG GTCCAGTGGTCGCCGGTGTGGTCGGTCTGACGATGCCCAGGTACTGTCTGTTTGGAGACACGGTCACCACGGCGTCACACATGGAAGCAAGTGGACTGCGTAG CGTACAGGATCCACATCAGTCTGAAAACAATGAAGGTCCTGACCGGTCTTGA
- the LOC122766050 gene encoding uncharacterized protein LOC122766050 produces the protein MTQDKADAAAADNMELQVSEQNSTPEEELKKPEEELIKPEEEVKKPVEAVKKPVARCPRQGRRGKKGKKQTPAVKKWGAGDKRRGQKDKRRGCEESKEGVTVKRMWSGGKRQYCVFCRRPQVKIARHLLRKHKDEPEVVAASTLPTGSKQRHLLLEHLRCRGNYLHNIEVIRQGSGEIIPCRQPSEEVDARNYLPCPLCLGFFLRSDLWKHQACCRKKLASDSISIIEKPFEDISDATSEITGKSACDVADDGTSTSMADSSCDPPRDTVTGNPTGTFETGSKRAMTEEVGEDQNETSDFSAERPRKRSRVQAAASRLLPISGGASESCSEVLHRMNHDHISHEVKSDWLICKYGNKLMENQDGGQKRYDYVSQKLRDLGRFLLAAKSLDSSIQTLLDVLAPGNLSLALSAARKASGYRWIRPPLAVKTTLKTVCEIAIGESLQDGDWEAAAQTTDFYHMLGRDWDNLGLMEPDLDPDSVPPEGRAKLKKRFTQSWNKKAGQRVKPRPQVLSKSNSRPVTSMMPPESTLQAPVSVPMAPRKVHRRPWSTAEKEAVWRQLGVHVLVQTVPGKEVCQRCLDMEPVLRGRHWKDIKNQVHNQIQSQKKQQFHAQMDLQENQGQQNQGQQNHAQQHQEQQHQEQQHQEQQNQAQHNQIQQNQGQRDQIPNQKKQHQHYQAQMDQQGKDHIQNQKKQQYHVQMDQHSQDHTQNQKKQQYHIQMDHQEQDHNQNQKKQQYHVQMEQQDHLQALKKQPCHIRLDHQDHVPVLKKQLYQMDQQTQALQATMERDTSLLTGPYGPDGPHRGPGLSLVERDPIICPYPLQQRAPGPHMEQLLPRTEWTDESLVQNYPVSRPLARNLLQDAPPGGLPPNPHPGHGHF, from the exons ATGACGCAAGACAAAGCTGACGCTGCAGCAGCGGACAACATGGAGCTCCAAGTGTCAGAGCAAAACTCCACTCCTGAGGAAGAGTTGAAAAAACCAGAGGAAGAGTTGATAAAACCAGaggaagaggtgaagaaacCGGTGGAAGCAGTGAAGAAACCTGTGGCTCGCTGCCCCCGCCAAGGGAGGCGAGGCAAGAAAGGGAAGAAGCAGACACCTGCTGTAAAGAAGTGGGGTGCAGGGGACAAGAGGCGTGGTCAGAAGGACAAGAGGCGTGGTTGTGAAGAGTCAAAAGAAGGTGTGACAGTGAAGAGGATGTGGAGCGGTGGAAAGCGTCAGTACTGCGTGTTCTGTCGGCGGCCTCAGGTGAAGATCGCTCGTCACCTGCTGAGGAAACACAAGGATGAACCAGAAGTGGTGGCTGCAAGCACGCTTCCAACTGGATCCAAGCAACGCCACCTGCTGCTGGAGCATCTGCGCTGCAGGGGCAACTACCTGCACAACATTGAG GTGATCAGACAGGGCAGTGGCGAGATCATCCCATGCCGTCAGCCATCAGAGGAAGTAGATGCAAGGAATTACCTTCCATGTCCACTGTGCCTCGGTTTCTTTTTGCGCTCAGATCTGTGGAAACATCAGGCGTGCTGCCGTAAGAAGCTTGCCTCTGACTCCATCTCCATCATAGAGAAACCCTTTGAGGACATCAGTGACGCCACGTCCGAAATCACAGGTAAGTCGGCTTGTGATGTGGCTGATGACGGGACCTCCACATCCATGGCAGACTCATCATGCGACCCTCCAAGAGATACAGTCACAGGAAACCCAACAGGGACCTTTGAAACCGGGTCCAAACGGGCCATGACAGAGGAGGTCGGCGAGGACCAGAATGAGACCTCTGACTTCAGTGCAGAAAGGCCGAGAAAGCGCAGCAGGGTCCAGGCTGCGGCTTCCCGCCTCCTGCCAATTTCGGGTGGAGCGTCAGAGAGCTGCAGTGAAGTCTTGCATCGCATGAACCACGATCACATCTCACACGAG GTCAAATCTGATTGGCTGATCTGTAAATATGGAAATAAATTAATGGAGAACCAGGATGGTGGCCAGAAGAGGTACGACTATGTCAGTCAGAAACTGCGGGACCTTGGGAGGTTCCTGCTGGCGGCCAAATCTCTAGACTCCAGCATTCAGACCCTGCTTGATGTTCTAGCACCGGGCAACCTCAGTCTGGCGTTATCTGCTGCCAGAAAGGCGTCTGGGTACAGATGGATCCGGCCCCCACTGGCAGTGAAGACAACTCTGAAAACAGTTTGTGAGATCGCCATCGGAGAGAGTCTACAGGACGGAGACTGGGAGGCGGCAGCTCAAACTACCGATTTTTACCACATGCTGGGAAGAGACTGGGACAACCTGGGGCTCATGGAACCAGACCTTGACCCTGACTCGG TCCCTCCAGAAGGCAGAGCCAAGCTGAAGAAACGATTCACTCAGTCCTGGAACAAGAAGGCAGGTCAGAGGGTCAAGCCGCGACCACAGG TTCTTTCAAAGAGCAACAGCAGACCTGTGACTTCCATGATGCCACCAGAGTCCACACTACAGGCTCCAGTCTCAG TTCCCATGGCTCCTCGAAAGGTTCACCGTCGCCCCTGGTCAACAGCAGAAAAGGAAGCGGTTTGGAGGCAGCTGGGTGTCCATGTGCTGGTCCAAACAGTACCAGGGAAGGAAGTCTGTCAGCGCTGTCTGGACATGGAGCCGGTCCTCAGAGGGCGACACTGGAAAGACATAAAGAACCAGGTGCACAACCAAATTCAGAGCCAGAAGAAGCAGCAGTTCCACGCTCAGATGGATCTACAAGAGAACCAAGGACAGCAGAACCAAGGACAGCAGAACCATGCGCAACAGCACCAGGAGCAACAGCACCAGGAGCAACAGCACCAGGAGCAACAGAATCAGGCACAACATAATCAGATACAACAGAACCAGGGACAACGAGACCAAATTCCAAACCAGAAAAAACAGCACCAGCACTACCAGGCGCAGATGGACCAACAGGGGAAAGACCATATACAGaaccagaaaaaacaacagtaccATGTTCAGATGGATCAACACAGCCAGGACCACACCCAGAACCAGAAGAAACAGCAGTATCACATCCAGATGGATCACCAGGAACAGGACCACAATCAGaaccagaaaaaacaacagtaccATGTTCAGATGGAACAACAGGACCACCTACAAGCTCTCAAAAAGCAGCCATGTCATATTAGACTAGACCACCAAGACCATGTTCCTGTTCTCAAAAAGCAGCTTTATCAGATGGACCAGCAGACTCAGGCTCTGCAGGCCACCATGGAGCGGGACACATCATTGCTGACAGGACCTTATGGACCTGATGGTCCTCATAGAGGCCCAGGACTCTCACTTGTGGAGCGGGACCCCATCATTTGTCCTTATCCACTTCAGCAAAGAGCCCCAGGGCCTCACATGGAACAGTTGCTGCCCAGGACAGAGTGGACTGATGAGTCTCTGGTTCAGAACTACCCTGTCAGTAGGCCGTTGGCCCGGAACCTGCTGCAGGACGCTCCTCCAGGAGGATTGCCACCCAATCCACATCCTGGACATGGTCACTTCTGA